GCAGAACAAGTGAGTGTTGTTTCACGGGTTCAATTGTAAATCTTTGGAATAGCCTTTTTTTTATACTTCTTGATGTAATTTAATTGTTAGATTATTAGTAAGAGGAGATGGTATATATTTACGTTGGATTgacttatttattatattgtgACTGATGTGCGATTAAttatctaataaatataaattgaATACCGACTTAATGAAATATATGTAAATTTAATTAACATTGAAACAGTATAATTTCTTTTTGAAATAGCTTTtctcaaaatgaaaaaaaatgaagtACACACTATAactcttttattaaaaaaattgaattggCACATCAATTATGTAATATCGCTAAAAAAAAGGTTATGTTTCAGGTAAATACTAATTtggtataaaaataaaataatattaaagtaTCCTCTGGTTCATGTGTATTTAGATTTTTGGACTAGTACCAAAGAAAAGGGAATACAAAATCAATATCATCGACTCTTTAGCATTCCATGTCCCGATTGAAGGCTGGCTCTCTGATTAATGATTCCATTAAACATGTAGTCACTGCTTAGCATGGTTGCATGGCCCATGGGGAAGCTAATTTATTCAATTCAACAGAGAAGAATTTGTAttctcaaatttccttgaaaCAAATTATTTGATTACTAATCAACCAGCTTATAGCAAGTACATGGGATACTAATGatggaattggagatttcaaacACAACCTCTTAAGcatattacatttttttaaatggCTGGCACAACCATCACGATAAGAATCatcataataaattatttttcaagTACGCATGATTTTGTCTGGTTGGGACAATATCAGCACAATCCTAATAAAACCAGGCCAAGGTAGTTGGAGTGCTAACTTGAGGCAAACATAGCTGATGATTGGGCGACTTCAAGAGCATAAGCAATAGTTATTCAGCTCGAGAAACCTGGAAAATATATACTCAATGATATAAGTAAAGCCCCCGCAAGAATTCCACAATGTCAGATAATATTCTTCTCCATTCAAGTTTCTCTAAAGTATCAAGTTTCCATGTCATCATATCCTCTGCGAGTCATTATTGGTTTACACTTCCCCACTTGCTTAAACCTCTTTCCAATCCCATCTTTTATCCTACCATGAAAGCTATCATCAAGAGAATTGGCTTCTCCTGCTGACATAAGTGCATCACTTACTAATTTATAAGTATATTCTCTCGGAACCGAGCCACCATCAACCAACTCAACCAGAAAATCCCGGGCTTCCAATACCCTCCCTGCTTCACAGAGAGCATGAATAATCGGTGTGTAAGAActcgaagagggtattccatgatTCATAGTCTGCATTCTCCTCAACATATTGACAGCATTATCAATCTCATTAACTGCACTATGGTACCTAATAAATGAATTATATGTAATCCGGTTAGGGGTAATACCCCTTTGGCTCATGTCTTCAAACAACTCTAAAGCTCTCCCAATTCGGCAAGTTTTGCAACAACCATTGATTATTGCATTATAGGTGACAACATCAGGAACAAAGCCCTTGAAGAGCATGATGCGAAACAAATGGTTAGCCTCCCACAACCTCCTCCTAATAGCCTTTTTGGACCCAGTCTGCAAGCTATATCTGCAATAAGAACTAATCAATATTGTATAAGTAAAAGTATCTGGTGGACATCTAAAGCCCGGCAACCCCATTTGCTCCAACAAAGCCCTGGCTTTCTTGAAATTCCCTACTCTACAAAGAGCATAAATAATGGTATTATGAGCATAAACATCCGGCTTACAATGAAACTGCTTCATCCTATAGAAAGCAGCTAATGCTTCATTGACCAACCCTTCTTCTCCGAGAACTTTTATCAAACAGGTAACGGTCGTTGTAGTAACAATCTCCCCACTCCCTCTGCTTGACATATCCCTGAGAAAATCCCAAAGAGCTTTCAATCTATTACCTTTAGCCAAAACGAGAGCCATTTCCCGGCAAGTTTTCTCGTCATGGGAAAATCCAAAATGGGCCTCAACCCAGTAATAGAATTCCATTGCTTTGTCCAATCCCAACTGGACCTTGTTGAGGTCTCTGTAAGCAGCTGGCCCAAGGACAAGCACCCCATTACCGAACCTATCAAGTTCTTCTTTTAGGTTGCGCTGTTTCAAAGGAGAGCGGTGCCTGAAACCTTTTTGGGTACCAATGGAACGAGGAGACCGGAAGAAGAATCTGGGCACGGACCTTAACACCTCAGAAACCGCTTCGGAGCTCCAGCAGTGAGAGGTGGTGGCTGAGGCGGCTAGATGGGTGTCGAATTCCCGGTTTTGAACCATGGCGGCTAGGACTTGGTTTACGATGGGGGTGTAATCGCGGTAAAGAGTTTTTGAAAGAATCATCTTTCGTTTCTTTCTTCGATTTTTCTTAGTTGTTAATAGCTAGGGGTGACAGTGGGTTAGGACATAAGTAGCTGAAACTGAAACGAAGTAGACCAAATCACTCTTGTCCATGGAGATATGTAAGTTTCAATTCGTAATTCCATGCAGAGAAATGAAATGCAATTGGGGAACTACACTACACCAAATATGCTTgacaatagatttttttttttttgggaagggAATGCTTGACAATTGATAATAAGTacagataatttttttttggtcatgattgactttatttttttaacaaatgaTTATCTTTATTATTAATCAAAATAGACAGTAAGGATTCAAGATAGAAAGTAAGGTGTAGGATATGTGTTTGTCCTAATAACTATTTAAATTTTAcagtttgaaaaattattttttgaatggTTCAAATAATTAACTGAACTCGATTTTGGTTAAAGTTTTTTtgaactaaaaatataaataattcacTTAACTaacattcagaacaaaaataaaaccaCTATGTTTAACAACAGTATTGCTATATTCAATTTTGTTTTCATCAAAATTAGGTTTAGGATTGTAGTTTACATATGGTAATAATTAAACATAGTAGATTTTGATAAACTACAATATTGTTCAAAGCCAAAAGCAAATAAAAGTGAATCATAAAAAAGCTGCCCCGAAAGAAAACAAATGCTTCAATTTGTAAGGTCGATAAGATACTTGCACCACAATACAAAAAAAGATAAGAAACTACTAATGAAATAAAGTTAATAATTCTTTTAGAAAATAGAGTATCCAACCAAAGGATCTTTCTTTAGTTTAGTCCTGAGTAAATTTAGTTAGGAACTGAATTTATTACTATTAAGAGAAAAATTAGAACAAAGTACAAATAAGGGGAGGAATTTCATCAAACCAGCAAAACTCGTTGTCTAGCCCAAGAATATACTTAGCCAATTCATAAGTTGTAGTTTTAAAGTGACGACCAACAAGAGAAAGAGATGGCCTCATAAAGATAGGCAATATAACTCTAATATCAGCAAAGATAAAACAAAGTTCATTATTATAGTTTGTGTTATTGTTCAAAGCCAAAACAAGAGAAAGAGAATTAGAAGAAACTGCAACAAGTGAAAGACCAAGTCTTTGAGCCCAGTCAGTCTTACTAGTAATGCTAATGCTTTAAATTGAATTGCTGATAAGGTCCTTGCATACAAAACTATCCAATATTAAAATAGATAACACAAAGGAAGtagttaaattaaaataataacataaaaataaaagagaaaacaATCCCAACCGAAGGGAATTCCTACAATTAGTAgttttaaactaaattatttCTTATAAAAGATTCAAGGATATAACTATCTTTAGGATATAGTCCAAACCAATTGAAAAGATTTAAAAGAACACAAAAATACCTTTCAAAGGTTTTGACAGGATTGTCAATACTTTTTGATCTAAGGAAAAAATAATTGTTCCAAAACCTATCATGTTTGTATGATTTGAGATCACAACATCAACAAACAAAGTAAGGAGATGATACCCCATATCCTCTCCTCTTTGATTTGGAGTTCTTTGATGTAAACAGTTTGTTCGATTAGAATTTGTGCACTTTTAATTGTCTCATAATATTGTATTACCCACTGAATCATTTGGTGTGGCTGTCTTACTAGTTGTCCATGTATTCTTTTATTCCTTTCAAACCATATAGCCCAAGCTACAATCAacattttctaaaataattctTTTTCCAGGATTTCCAAAGCATAAAGTAGGGCACCAAAAAACTGCATATGGATTAGAATCAACCCTAAAACTACAAATTGGACAAACACTATGACTTGTAATATTTCAACTATGTAGGCTCTTTAGAGTCGAAAATTTTTCGTGAAAACCTCTCCATGCAATATTCAAATGGAGTTAAAGGTATGGATAAAATATGTTGAACATTCAGGGTAATGAAAATTTGTTGAACTAGTGTGATGTTTCATTTCCCTTGTGTTTCCAAAAGGTCAGAAACTCTTAGAGGGTCAGATATGTTAGTTAAACTAGGGAGGAATGACAAAGGTCTTGGTATCCAAGGATCATGAAAAGCTGAAGTATCTCTCCTATACCTATTCCCCTTCTTAAACCTTTATCTAGGAAATCCCTTCCCCATAAGATACTTCGCCATGTCAATGAAGGATAATTGTTTTCTCTAGCCTCAAAAATACTTGTATGTTGGTAGTATCTTACTTTAAACACTTGAGCCATAAGAGATGAGGGAATTAATAGAATCCAAGCCTTTTTTGCCAGTATTGCCTGATTATATTGAATGAAGCCTCTAAAGCCTATACCTCCATCAATTTTTTGGTCTACACATCTTATGCCGGACCCGCCAATGGATTTTCTTTTTCCTATTTGTGGATCCCCACCAATATCGAGCTTGCAAGCCTTCAATTTCTTAACGCAAACCTTCTAGAATTCGAAAGCATGACATAAATATATGTTGGCATAGCTTGGATTACCACTttgagtaaaaaaaaaattaccggCAAGAGGAATGTGCTTAAATTAAACATACCCAAACTTTTTCATTGATTAATGTTGAAAAGTAAACATTTATATAATCTTGAAACTATCTTTACCTGCTTGAGAAAAAAACTTAGATTTTAGTGTATGTAAACACATCCATATTTTATCTTTAATTGGGTTGTACGAAGCTCTCTTCGTCCTACCTCCTATCATAGGTGGACCCAAATAAGTCTCTATGGCTTATGTCCTTTGCATGTTAAGGGAGGACATATAGAGATTTCTAATCTCCTCTGAGATATTTGGAGAAAAGTATACTAGGGACTTATTATAATTGATTGTCTGTTAAAACGATAAATACCTTTTATAAAGACTCATTGCGAAGTTGAAATAATATTTTGATATCATTTTGTAGACGTAGTAATTTAAATTAGATATCATTTAGGAGCTAAAGCTCATAAAGGAATAGAGATTTAACCTATCCTGGACATCctgaataaagaaaaaaaaatattctgAATAACTTGTAAAGATCTTTTAGATGCGTAAACAATGATGAGACTATcatccacaaaaaaaaaaaaaaaagatgagtaaTGGATGGAACATTATTAACAATTCTTAATCCCATAATATCTTGCCTTCTTTCTGCTTGTCTAATCAAAGCTGAAAAGCCTTTTGCACATACCAAAAAAACAGATAGGGTGAAAGAGGATCCCCTTGTCTCAATCCTCTAGATGGAATTACTTCACCAAATGCTGAACCATTAATCGAAAATGAATATCGAACTGAAGTAACACATTTCATTAACTTTTTAACCCATTGAATTCTGAATCCCAACTTAAGTAACATTATCTCAACAAATTTCCATTCAACCCGATCATAAGCCTTGCTCATGTCCAACTTCATTGCATAACATTTTCTCCTTGTCTTTTTAAGTTTTAGATTGTAGAGACACTCATAGGCAATAATTGCATTGTCCGTGATAAGTATTTTTGGAACAAAAGCACTTTGGGTAATACTTATAATAAATGTGAGAAAATGTTTCAATCTATTGATTAAGATCTTTGAGATAAATATATAGACGACATTACATAGAATGATTGGTCAAAATTCACTTATAGAGACATGCTCTTTCACTTTTTGGATCAGGGTGGCAATGGTGGAATTAATGATCGACCAATCCTCATTTTCATTCAAACAGTCCATAATTATTTTTGATACCAACATACCT
This genomic interval from Humulus lupulus chromosome 8, drHumLupu1.1, whole genome shotgun sequence contains the following:
- the LOC133798033 gene encoding pentatricopeptide repeat-containing protein At1g77405, coding for MILSKTLYRDYTPIVNQVLAAMVQNREFDTHLAASATTSHCWSSEAVSEVLRSVPRFFFRSPRSIGTQKGFRHRSPLKQRNLKEELDRFGNGVLVLGPAAYRDLNKVQLGLDKAMEFYYWVEAHFGFSHDEKTCREMALVLAKGNRLKALWDFLRDMSSRGSGEIVTTTTVTCLIKVLGEEGLVNEALAAFYRMKQFHCKPDVYAHNTIIYALCRVGNFKKARALLEQMGLPGFRCPPDTFTYTILISSYCRYSLQTGSKKAIRRRLWEANHLFRIMLFKGFVPDVVTYNAIINGCCKTCRIGRALELFEDMSQRGITPNRITYNSFIRYHSAVNEIDNAVNMLRRMQTMNHGIPSSSSYTPIIHALCEAGRVLEARDFLVELVDGGSVPREYTYKLVSDALMSAGEANSLDDSFHGRIKDGIGKRFKQVGKCKPIMTRRGYDDMET